Proteins from one Ananas comosus cultivar F153 linkage group 5, ASM154086v1, whole genome shotgun sequence genomic window:
- the LOC109710298 gene encoding serine/arginine repetitive matrix protein 1-like, translated as MPRRRLPSGDPPVPDDLRCRRADGRQWRCPERALPGISFCEHHHRLSLHVQSKRKPPKPRRAPRRAPPPPPPPPPPDPPEPEVPDDQLRCRRTDGRRWRCSARALPGLSFCEHHDRRIRRNSAQPPPSPEHEPLDPAPRKRRRRSEEHPAAEEAATQRHEERKEGKKRRMTSEAAEEAATPEAKVTRDLPNGVMVISSTSPVHERPSGPPLDRKLGFEPGLLVKRPIRSKNVEPVPVATVKIFPGGKRLKKDRIRTCHRCGKSKMARIFRCKSCRKEFFCSSCIKKWYSGMSKMEIKLSCPVCRGSCNCEKCMLRGEKDDVCKDVEDSQATNIKIKYADYLFSHLLPVLGKIKKEHIDELEIEASRQGTKLTAVRLQVVENGRDEIVNCNLCKMPILDFLRSCSKCSYKLEYSIVSPK; from the exons ATGCCGCGGCGGCGCTTACCCTCCGGCGATCCGCCGGTGCCGGACGATCTCCGGTGCCGCAGGGCCGACGGCCGCCAATGGCGGTGCCCAGAGCGCGCCCTCCCCGGGATCTCCTTCTGCGAGCACCACCACCGTCTCTCCCTCCACGTTCAGTCCAAGCGCAAGCCCCCGAAGCCCCGCCGCGCTCCCCGtcgcgctccgccgccgcctccaccgccgcctccgccaGATCCACCGGAGCCTGAGGTTCCCGACGACCAACTCCGCTGCCGGAGGACCGACGGCCGGCGGTGGCGCTGCTCGGCGCGCGCCCTCCCTGGCCTCAGCTTCTGTGAGCACCACGACCGCCGGATCCGCCGGAACTCCGCtcagccgccgccgtcgccggagcACGAGCCGCTCGATCCGGCGCCAaggaagcggcggaggaggagcgagGAGCATcctgcggcggaggaggcggcgacgCAGCGGCATgaggagaggaaggaggggaagaagaggCGGATGACGtccgaggcggcggaggaggcggcgacgCCGGAGGCGAAGGTGACGCGGGACCTCCCGAACGGCGTGATGGTCATCTCGTCGACGAGTCCGGTCCACGAACGTCCGTCCGGGCCGCCGCTCGATCGTAAGCTAGGGTTTGAGCCGGGGTTGCTCGTGAAGAGGCCCATCCGGTCCAAGAATGTCGAGCCGGTCCCCGTGGCAACAGTGAAA ATTTTTCCTGGTGGCAAAAGATTGAAGAAGGACCGCATAAGGACTTGCCACAGGTGCGGGAAGAGTAAGATGGCGCGCATTTTTCGGTGTAAGAGTTGCCGGAAGGAGTTCTTCTGCTCGAGCTGCATTAAGAAATG GTACTCTGGAATGTCTAAAATGGAAATAAAATTGTCTTGTCCTGTTTGTCGCGGCTCTTGCAACTGTGAAAAGTGCATGCTGCGTGGAGAAAAGGACGATGTATGTAAG GATGTAGAAGACAGTCAAGCgactaatattaaaatcaaGTATGCCGATTACCTTTTCTCTCATCTGCTTCCTGTCCTAGGAAAGATCAAAAAGGAACATATTGATGAACTGGAGATAGAAGCAAGTAGACAAG GAACAAAATTGACTGCCGTTCGCCTTCAAGTGGTGGAAAATGGCCGTGATGAGATAGTTAACTG CAATCTCTGCAAGATGCCGATTCTGGATTTTCTGAGAAGCTGCTCGAAGTGTTCCTATAAGCTTGAGTATTCTATAGTGTCACCTAAATAG
- the LOC109710593 gene encoding transcription factor IBH1, translating into MTATGSPGNPNPNLSKPMLVHHFLRALARVNRAAPKQSHARRSRRIRCAAYASMAAAAGPGRRWSRVLLRRLRSSPSSHRRRISVRVARPPRIATASSRVETLRRLVPGGRSLGYCSLLEETADYVRWLDAQVQLMQSLVDFFSS; encoded by the coding sequence atgaCTGCCACTGGATCCcctggaaaccctaaccctaacctctCCAAGCCCATGTTGGTCCATCACTTCCTGCGCGCCCTGGCGCGCGTAAACCGGGCGGCTCCGAAGCAGTCGCACGCCCGTCGGAGCCGACGGATACGCTGCGCTGCGTACGCCTCCATGGCCGCCGCAGCAGGGCCGGGCCGTCGATGGAGCCGCGTGCTGCTCCGCAGGCTTCGGTCTTCGCCGAGCAGCCATAGGAGGAGGATTAGTGTTCGGGTTGCCAGGCCCCCGCGGATAGCCACGGCATCGTCGCGGGTCGAAACCCTAAGAAGGCTCGTCCCCGGGGGACGGAGCTTGGGATACTGTAGCCTGCTGGAGGAGACGGCGGATTACGTGCGGTGGCTCGACGCGCAGGTGCAGCTCATGCAGAGCCTGGTGGATTTCTTCTCTTCGTAA